Below is a window of Verrucomicrobiales bacterium DNA.
CAGATGAACTCACCCTTCTTGACCCGAAGGTTAAAATTCTTCACCACGACCGCCGGGCCTCGGGGGGTGGGGAAGGCTTTGGACAAACTGTGAATTTCTAGGTAGTCACTCATTCTCGATCTCTCGTTCGATTCGCATCGTTCAACCGTCCTGCACTCAGTTTTGAAGGCAACGGTCGCCTCACTCGATCTCGACCACTTCGCGCTTGAGCTCGCGGCGCCGGATCGGTCGCTTTCGTGATCCGAGCAATGGGGGTGGCACCGACAGATCCTCCGGCTCCAGATCGGGCAGTATCAGCGTCTTGGCCACCGAGGTCTTCTGTTTAGTGCCGTGGCTCAGCAAGTAGTCCAGAACCTCGCGCCGAATCTCCTTAAACCGTGGCGAATGGTTGAGCTCTTTCCGATCACGCGGCCGAGGAAGATCCACGGTGATGGACGGTCCCAGGGTCGCCTTCGGTCCGGCGGTCAATGGGATGATGCGATCGGCCAAATAGATTCCTTCGTCAGGATCGTTCGTGACGAGCACGACCGTCTTCCGCCCCTCTTCCCAGATGCGGGCGATCTCATCCTGCAGCGTGGCTCGGGTAAGAGCGTCGAGTGCGCTGAGGGGTTCATCCATGAGGAGCATTTGGGGGTCCATGGCCAAAGCGCGGGCCACGCTGACGCGCTGGCGCATCCCCCCGCTCAACTCGCTGGGGAGTTTGTGGCGGGCTGGAGTCAGGTTGACCATGGCGATATAGCGGTCGACCTGCTTTCGCTTTTGATCGGCGGTCCAATCGGAGAACACCTGATCGACCGCGAGATAGATGTTCTCATAAACACTCAGCCAGGGCAGTAGCGAGTAGTTCTGAAAGACGATGCCCCGATCAGGCCCGGGTTGCGTGATCTCCTTGCCGTTGAGGGTCAAGCTCCCTACATCGGGACGGAGCAAGCCGGCGATGAGAGAAACCAAAGTGGTTTTTCCGGCGCCCGAGTAACCCACGATCGCCACAAACTCTCCGCTCCGGATTGACAGATTCAAGTCGTGCAGGACTTCGGTGCGGTGTCCCGGCACGCCGAATCCCTTGCTAACCCCCTTCATTTCCAAGAATGACATAGGTCAGAGTGCGAGGGTGCAGGTCAGATGGTTTTGAACCGAACCTCGACAACACTCATGAGGCGGTCCAAGGCAAAACCCACCAACCCGATGACGATGATGCAGAGAATCATTTGAGAGTAGTTCGGTGCGTTATAGGCCTGCCACAGGAACCCGCCGACTCCCGGCCTCCCGGTCAACATCTCCGCCGCAACGATCACCAGCCAAGCGATTCCGAGGCTGAGACGAAAACCGGTGAACATGTAGGGGAGCGTGGCAGGGATGAGCACCTTGGTGAGCATCTTGGTTCGCGAGAGCTTTAGCACCTTCCCCACATTGATGTAGTCCTGGGGAATCGAGCGGACCCCAACCGCGGTGTTGAGCACCGTCGGCCACATGGCGCAGATCGCAATGGTGAACAACGCACCCAGTTCCGATGCATTTTTGCCAGCGCTCAGGAACAAGACCATCCCCAGCGGCAGCCACGCGAGTGGCGACACCGGGCGAAGGATTTGGATCAGCGGATCGAAAGCTTTGGCGAAGCTCTTCGACAGACCCAACACGAAGCCAAGCGGGGTTCCGACCAGCAACGCGATCACGTAGCCCTTGGCGACCAGGATGAGTGAATACCAAGTGAACCGCAGGATTCCCTGGTCCATCTCCCCGCGTTTTTCGAATGGTTTCAGCACGTACTCCTTGCTGTCCAGCCAGGTTTGATAAGGCGAAGGAAGCTCCTTAGACACCGTCTTGCTCGTCGCATACCAGAGGATCAAAGTCAGCAAGAAACCCAGCAGCGGGAGCACCAGCCAATCACCGGTAAAGCTTTTCATAGTTAGCGAGGGATCGCGGAGCGAGTTAGCCTTTGAGCGAGTGAACCGGGAAAGATTTGGCGTAGGACTCAGGATCGGCAGGATCAAACTTCACTCCGTCAAAAAGCGTCTCAGGGGCGTTGTTCATTCCCCCGTGCGTGTAGCCGATCTCCTTCATCGCCTCTTCGTAGATGTCCGGTCGGACCACCTGTTTGGTAATGCCCTCGTAGTCGGGGCTGCCGCTCACCAAGCCCCAGCGGCGGAACTGGGAAAGCCACCACTTGGCGTACTTGGGCTGAGGAAAATTGGTATTGCGGTCGCTAAAAATCATGTAGTTCGGATCCTTGGTGACACGGCCGTCTCCATAGTCGTGGTCGCCCAACAGCCGCCCGAGGATCATGTCCTTCGGACAATTGATGTAAGTGGGTCGGCTGACGATTTCGGACTGCTCCGGCCGGTTCTCCAGTTTGTCCAACCAGACGCTGGCTTCGTGCAGGCCCTTGAGGACGGCCTTGACGGTCTTGGGATTCTTCTCTGCGAAGTCAGCCGTGAAGGCGCAGACTTTTTCGGGATGATCCTTCCACAACTCTTGGGTTGTGATCGACGTGAATCCAACCTTGTCTGCAACCGATCGGGCGTTCCAAGGCTCGCCTACGCAAAACCCGTCCATCTTGCCAACTTTCATGTTCGCCACCATTTGCGGAGGCGGAATCGTGATCAGCGCCACATCCTTATCGGGGTTGATCCCGCCGGCGCCCAGGTAGTAGCGCATCCACATCGCGTGGGTTCCCGGTGGGAACGTCATGGCGAAGGTCAGCGGCTCGCCCAGCTTCTTCGCCTTGTCGACGAAGGGCTTCAGCTCCTTGGGATCTGCTTTCACTTTACCCTTCCAGTCGAGCTTGAGAGTGATGGCCTGCCCATTGCGGTTGATGATCCAGGGTATAACCATGGGCCGCTTCGGAGATCCAGCCAACCCCATGGTCGAGGCAATCGGCATTCCGAAGAGCATATGGGTGGCTTGATTATCCCCGTTCGAGAGCGAGTCTCGAATCGCAGCCCAGTTCGCGCCTTTCGCGATCACCGAGTTAATGCCGTACTTCTTGAAGAGCCCCTTTTCGTGAGCAATCACGATCGAGGAGCAGTCCGTGAGCGCGATAATTCCGAAACGCACGTTCGGCGACTCGGGGCTGTCGTCGGCGAAGGCCCGTCCGGCCCAACCCAGCGGAACGCCGCTCAACAGGGCACCCGCCAGTGTGCCGCCGGCGGAAGTCCGGAGAAACTGGCGGCGTGAGGATTTCCGCGATGCAATAGGTCGAGATTGGATCATGATAGAATTGGCATTGAGGGATGTAGATTCATGAATCATTGGAAGCCCATGAACAGAAAGCATGCCAAGATATGGTTAGGCGACTGGCGGATGGCATGGAAGTTTCTACATGCCCGCAATGAAATCAGTTCATAGCCGACAGCAGCCCCTCGACAGCAGGCAGCTACGTGCCTTTGTTACCCTCGCAAAAACGGGCAGTTTTACCAAAACGGGCGAGGAATTGTTCCTCTCCCAATCCGCCATCAGTCATTCCATGAAGGCGTTAGAAAGCGACATTGGCTGTCGCCTGTTTGACAGAGTGGGTAAAAAGGCGCAGCTCACCCCCGCTGGCGAACATTTCCTTCATCACGCGGAAAGAATTCTTCGCGAGATGTCGGTGGCCCGAGAATCCATCCAGCTTCGCAGCACTTGGGGACAAGGACGATTCCGAGTGGGAGCCAC
It encodes the following:
- a CDS encoding ABC transporter ATP-binding protein, coding for MSFLEMKGVSKGFGVPGHRTEVLHDLNLSIRSGEFVAIVGYSGAGKTTLVSLIAGLLRPDVGSLTLNGKEITQPGPDRGIVFQNYSLLPWLSVYENIYLAVDQVFSDWTADQKRKQVDRYIAMVNLTPARHKLPSELSGGMRQRVSVARALAMDPQMLLMDEPLSALDALTRATLQDEIARIWEEGRKTVVLVTNDPDEGIYLADRIIPLTAGPKATLGPSITVDLPRPRDRKELNHSPRFKEIRREVLDYLLSHGTKQKTSVAKTLILPDLEPEDLSVPPPLLGSRKRPIRRRELKREVVEIE
- the ntrB gene encoding nitrate ABC transporter permease; translation: MKSFTGDWLVLPLLGFLLTLILWYATSKTVSKELPSPYQTWLDSKEYVLKPFEKRGEMDQGILRFTWYSLILVAKGYVIALLVGTPLGFVLGLSKSFAKAFDPLIQILRPVSPLAWLPLGMVLFLSAGKNASELGALFTIAICAMWPTVLNTAVGVRSIPQDYINVGKVLKLSRTKMLTKVLIPATLPYMFTGFRLSLGIAWLVIVAAEMLTGRPGVGGFLWQAYNAPNYSQMILCIIVIGLVGFALDRLMSVVEVRFKTI
- a CDS encoding ABC transporter substrate-binding protein — its product is MIQSRPIASRKSSRRQFLRTSAGGTLAGALLSGVPLGWAGRAFADDSPESPNVRFGIIALTDCSSIVIAHEKGLFKKYGINSVIAKGANWAAIRDSLSNGDNQATHMLFGMPIASTMGLAGSPKRPMVIPWIINRNGQAITLKLDWKGKVKADPKELKPFVDKAKKLGEPLTFAMTFPPGTHAMWMRYYLGAGGINPDKDVALITIPPPQMVANMKVGKMDGFCVGEPWNARSVADKVGFTSITTQELWKDHPEKVCAFTADFAEKNPKTVKAVLKGLHEASVWLDKLENRPEQSEIVSRPTYINCPKDMILGRLLGDHDYGDGRVTKDPNYMIFSDRNTNFPQPKYAKWWLSQFRRWGLVSGSPDYEGITKQVVRPDIYEEAMKEIGYTHGGMNNAPETLFDGVKFDPADPESYAKSFPVHSLKG